The following coding sequences lie in one Miscanthus floridulus cultivar M001 chromosome 9, ASM1932011v1, whole genome shotgun sequence genomic window:
- the LOC136479816 gene encoding disease resistance protein PIK6-NP-like, with product MRWVAEGYSKDKDSDSADENGEELFAKITELSMIQPPERAIVTNMRLVWCQVSAFFHEYIISRPKEENVTFALEVFALKGCCCQTTGRSGRHLVIEKSWERDRIVFESIDLSRLRSLTVFGDWSPFFISQSMKVLRVLDLENASGVTDKDLHKMLKLLRRLKFLSLRGCSMIRNLPGSVSKLRQLQILDVRYTSIVALPASITKLKKLQYIRAGTTTPLENRKCLQLVGVQMASGVGKLTLLHTLGFVSISAAKGKVILEELKNLTQLRKIGVAGASKNNSKELCSAVSDHSHLQSLSVWLDKGNQGCLDCMPTDITGETSRPPKKLQSLKLYGPLQKLPMWIRHLCNLKKLNLEVDVLSKDDIGVLGNLQELCILCLRVNTPQDAPAVESPASDPQAERAVTQLQGTNYRGDSSPQEEAVPLGMFNFCVMTDGVEDRCYKKIQVLEIASRSMLHLSIGKEAMENLEVLKAGCCSTGSLPQFGSLNHLKKLKEVQVIGSLNDEQKRGLKNHFEGHPSKPALTTREVNLSAQASIAGNDETCSFPFTPTSPSCPAI from the coding sequence ATGAGGTGGGTTGCAGAGGGTTACTCGAAGGACAAGGACAGTGATAGCGCAGATGAGAATGGAGAGGAGCTCTTCGCAAAGATCACTGAGCTGAGCATGATCCAACCACCAGAGCGGGCAATCGTCACAAACATGAGATTAGTTTGGTGCCAAGTCAGTGCTTTTTTCCATGAGTATATCATCTCAAGACCAAAAGAAGAGAATGTTACCTTTGCACTTGAGGTCTTTGCACTGAAGGGATGTTGCTGCCAGACTACTGGGCGTTCAGGACGGCACCTTGTCATAGAGAAAAGCTGGGAGCGAGACAGGATTGTGTTTGAGAGCATTGACTTGTCTCGTCTTCGTTCCCTCACAGTGTTTGGTGATTGGTCACCATTCTTCATTTCTCAAAGTATGAAAGTGCTTCGGGTGCTTGATCTGGAGAATGCATCAGGTGTCACCGATAAAGACCTCCATAAGATGCTTAAGCTTCTGCGTCGCCTCAAGTTCCTTTCACTCAGAGGATGCAGTATGATCAGGAATCTGCCAGGTTCAGTGAGTAAGCTAAGGCAGCTCCAAATTCTTGATGTCAGATACACCTCCATAGTCGCATTGCCAGCGTCCATCACCAAGCTAAAGAAGCTTCAATATATCCGTGCAGGCACTACCACCCCACTAGAGAATCGCAAATGTCTTCAACTGGTTGGTGTTCAGATGGCATCAGGGGTGGGAAAACTGACTCTGTTGCACACACTTGGATTTGTCAGTATCAGTGCTGCCAAAGGGAAAGTCATCCTAGAAGAGCTCAAGAATCTTACTCAATTACGCAAGATTGGAGTTGCTGGAGCGAGCAAGAATAACAGTAAGGAGTTATGTTCTGCCGTCTCAGATCACTCTCATTTACAATCCTTGTCTGTGTGGCTTGACAAGGGTAATCAAGGTTGTTTGGATTGCATGCCCACTGATATCACTGGAGAAACTTCAAGGCCACCAAAGAAACTTCAGAGCCTTAAGCTGTATGGACCTTTACAAAAATTGCCTATGTGGATCAGACACCTTTGTAATCTTAAAAAGTTAAATTTAGAGGTGGACGTATTATCTAAAGATGACATAGGAGTCCTTGGGAATCTACAGGAACTATGTATTCTATGCCTTCGTGTGAACACACCTCAAGATGCACCTGCAGTTGAGTCACCAGCCAGTGATCCTCAAGCTGAAAGGGCAGTGACCCAACTGCAGGGAACAAACTACAGAGGAGACTCGTCCCCTCAAGAGGAAGCAGTTCCTCTAGGTATGTTCAACTTCTGTGTCATGACCGATGGGGTGGAGGACCGCTGTTATAAAAAGATACAGGTCCTGGAGATTGCTAGCAGATCCATGTTACATTTAAGCATTGGAAAAGAAGCAATGGAAAATCTCGAGGTACTGAAGGCTGGCTGCTGTAGTACTGGATCGCTGCCGCAGTTTGGATCGCTAAATCATCTTAAGAAACTGAAGGAAGTTCAGGTTATTGGCTCCCTTAATGACGAACAGAAGAGGGGTTTGAAGAACCACTTTGAAGGGCATCCAAGCAAACCTGCTTTGACGACGAGGGAAGTCAATCTATCGGCCCAGGCATCAATTGCAGGAAATGACGAGACATGTTCATTTCCCTTCACCCCTACATCTCCTTCCTGTCCGGCAATATAA